The Candidatus Saccharimonadales bacterium DNA segment AATGTTCTAAGATCAATGCCGTCCAGAGGAACCGTCGGGGTGGCACCACAAATCGCTGCAATCGTAGCGGTTAAATCTTGTAAGGTTGTCATGGTATCCACAGTGGAACCGGAAGTAAAACCTGGGCCAAAGCCAATGCCAGGTACTCGGGATGACACATCGTAAGGGGTATTTTTATCGCTGGTGCTAGTACTGCCATAGTTATGCTCGCCAAAATGGACTCCGCTATCAGTCGCAAACAAGATTACAGTGTCTGCCAAACGGCCGGATGTCTGCAGAGTGGCATATATGCCTGACAAGGCGTCGTCTAAATCTCGAACTTCTCGTATTTGCTGACGAATAGCTTGGCGCAGAGCTGAGCGCCCCTGGAAGGTTAGGACTGATAGCGCTTGCATCCACGACGGTTTCGAGGCCATCTCCGCGGCTGAGGGTATCACAAAATCCCAGCGAATGTGGCCATATTTTGTCATAGTGGTTGGTAACGGATTTTGTTCGAAAGTTAAATTAACGTGTGGGTTAGTCGGTGCAAAATAACAAAACCAGGGCTCGGGGGCAGTAGTTATAAAATCCTTAACTTGGCCAGAAAGATAGGTTATTTGAGGCTCGTCTGGATAAAATGAGCTTGTACCGTTATAAACATTATAGCCACCAGGCCAGGAATTTTGCTCACTTAAACCCATCACTCTCCAAGTGTCCCAGCCCGGTTGGACGGTTGACTGAGCGCCCAATAAATATTTCCCAAACATACCTCTTTTGGCCATGACCGGACCCAGCCATACTGGCAATGAGTCATTACTAGGGTCAGGAATGTTGCCGTCTTTATTGGCATAGATCCCATTAGCGCTGTGGTGTGCATACTGGCCCGTTAAAATGCCAGCCCGAGCCGCCTGACAAACCGGCACATTACACTGCATATCTGAGAAGTAAGTGCCTCCAGGCCTGAGGACGCCATTTAAAAATGGGGCATATGGCAGAAGGTCTGCTCGCATATCATCGGCTAAGACAAGTAGGACATTGGTCATCGCGAGACCGACCAGAGCAGGTAGAAGTAGTCAACTCTTAGCGATCTCGCACCTGTCCCGGCGGTTTTGGTGATTGATAGACATGGACCAAAGTTATTCCCAAAGGCGGCTAGCGAGGTGGTGTGCGTACTTACCAGAATCTCGTTGATATAAAAGTAAACTGCCCCACCACCATCGCTGATGATTTTATATTTCGAAAATGAGTTAGCGACAGGGGGTGTAGCCGTGTCTTTGTTAGTCCGACTGCCCGCGACTACCGTTACGCTGTGAACAGTCGAAGAGGCGCCGGTATATTCAAAATAGAAACCATCATTTGGATTTGCGCCAGTGTTGCCGTCGTGCAGGCCAATGCGCCAGGTGGCTTTATTGGTTGAGTCGTTCAGCATTGGCATAGAACATCGCATCTCACAAATGAATACAGGTTGATTGGATAAAGTTGTCGAGCCAAAATGCAATGACGATGAACCAGCCGAAGAAACCGTACCAGTATTGAGTGAATACCAGCCTGGAGTATTGGCTAAGTCTACATTGCCAGCCGTAACAGTGCCGGGGTTGAGCAGGTTTGATGACCAGCCTAGTGTACCAATCGTCCCGCTAGTCGTGGAAGCTCCAAAAAAGTCATCATAAACTAGGGCAAAATCCTGCAAATAATCGGGCGTAAATTGCATCAAGTTGGTTAGGCGCTTATCCAGCCCTTCGAGAGCGGCCTGAGCATCGGTTTCGGTAATTTGACCATGAGGAGTTACGCCAACAGAAGCCGCATCGATAGTGGTAGTACTTGCTAGTTGAGCATTTACACCATCGTTTTTGAGGGTGCCATCAGGGTTATGCGAAACACTCAAAAAATCATTTAAGACGTGTCCCCAGACCTCATGGTCTGAGCCAGGCTCAGGTAATCGTGCCACCAGATTCTCCTATATAAAGAGTAGTATATGGGGTTTGCAAGTGTGGGACAAGTTGACTAGATTTCAAATGATTCGCCGGAGAGACTGAGTACCGATGTGTTAAATCCGGTGATGGCGTCTTTCGAGCCGTGGCTGCCACCAACTTCAACTCCATCGAGTAGCTTCGTTGATTCAATAGTGTAAGTTTTTAGCGATGGTTCAGTGATGCCAGATAAAAGCTGAGTTCTAAACCACCAATAAAGTCTAGTGGCCAGATCCAAGTGGCCGGCTTGAGACTCGTGCGTGCCGTCGTTGAGATAACCAATTGATGTCAGCGCAGCATTTTGGGTACCTACTCCTGTGCCCCAACCGTTGCTGGTCCAAGCATCGTAGATGTCATAAACTTTAGCGCCCAGACTAGCCGCCGTCGTTTTAGTTTGGTTGCGATAATTGTTCTGGTTGGTAGCACTAGTTGCATCGCACTCCCATGGACTCATAAAGCCAACCGGCCCAAACGGTGAGGCCCGGTTAAAAAGTATAGTTAGATCATTGGCCCATCGGGTCGTATCGTTGAAGGCAGTGACGTCATTGATGTGCATCATGACAGTGCCGGCATTGGGGTAGTTGTCTATTGGCGAACCGGTACCTAATTTGACCGAATCAATAAAGGCCAGCCGGTCGCCGGATGTCGCTATAGTGGTGCCATCTAGCCTCTGTTGACCGACAGCAATGTTGTGAATTATTAGCCCGTGGGCATTTGGTGCGGTTGGGTCGGTCCAAAATAGTTCGACTCCAGCCGGTAAGCACCCAATTGGCGCGCCGCCGTCGAACCCACGGAAGTCAATTGTCGAGTTTACAGCGGTCGGAACGTAAAACTTAGCAATCTTGTTATCATGCGCTAAGTTCTGACCCATGTTGGTCCAGGTGCCATTATCGATTCTGTATTGCCAGTCACCACCGCCAGAGTAGTCGACGTAGTAGATAGCCACACCGACTGGCGTACGCCACTGCGATGGCCGGTTGTAGGTGG contains these protein-coding regions:
- a CDS encoding sulfatase-like hydrolase/transferase, which produces MTNVLLVLADDMRADLLPYAPFLNGVLRPGGTYFSDMQCNVPVCQAARAGILTGQYAHHSANGIYANKDGNIPDPSNDSLPVWLGPVMAKRGMFGKYLLGAQSTVQPGWDTWRVMGLSEQNSWPGGYNVYNGTSSFYPDEPQITYLSGQVKDFITTAPEPWFCYFAPTNPHVNLTFEQNPLPTTMTKYGHIRWDFVIPSAAEMASKPSWMQALSVLTFQGRSALRQAIRQQIREVRDLDDALSGIYATLQTSGRLADTVILFATDSGVHFGEHNYGSTSTSDKNTPYDVSSRVPGIGFGPGFTSGSTVDTMTTLQDLTATIAAICGATPTVPLDGIDLRTLLTNPNPNRSILYERKRDNKFPDCQGIFTQTRKLMRYSGTIPTTGQPVAGTDVFEAYDRDTDPDELVSWGNDGGRIDERNTLEAELDQLLSS